The Sesamum indicum cultivar Zhongzhi No. 13 linkage group LG1, S_indicum_v1.0, whole genome shotgun sequence genome includes a window with the following:
- the LOC105155917 gene encoding shikimate O-hydroxycinnamoyltransferase — protein MASQDAFHGIFEVEVVRKTVVKAAGPVPESHVISLSNLDLLSGRFPVTYIYFYRRTHSSSLIRGSLKESLAQCLSHFYPFAGRISENPKSGEPEIICDNSGALVVEAQASISLDEFDFYNLNKSLQGKLISVNHQFPVQVQITNYIRGGISMTFTFDHALGDATAFSKFLVTWSEIAMKKPISCSPDHSRSLRARFPPTYDPSLDEEFVSCTMEEICNIPAISILLKRLYYIDESSINRLQRLASANGNKRTKIEAFSAYIWKVMANAIDKNHEFCKIGWLVDGRSRLSKCQNSMSNYIGNVLSLAFGESNVADLKKGSIAGIADIIHKAISTVTNEAHFRNLIDWVECHRPGLMISKNVLGLGGPALVISSGRRFPVAELDFGFGNPVLGTVSSTIEGLGVGYINQRQSAGADGSWTVSAILWPEMVEALESDPNHIFQPMNLNHIQL, from the coding sequence ATGGCTAGCCAGGACGCCTTTCACGGAATTTTTGAGGTGGAGGTTGTAAGAAAAACAGTTGTTAAAGCAGCAGGTCCTGTGCCCGAGAGTCATGTTATCTCCCTTTCAAATCTTGATCTCTTGTCGGGCCGATTTCCAGTCACATACATCTACTTTTACAGGCGAACACATAGCAGCTCCTTGATACGTGGAAGCCTCAAGGAGTCACTCGCTCAGTGCCTCAGCCATTTCTACCCATTCGCAGGTAGGATTTCTGAGAACCCAAAATCAGGTGAACCTGAGATCATCTGCGACAATAGTGGAGCGCTCGTGGTAGAAGCACAAGCAAGCATTTCTCTGGACGAGTTCGACTTTTACAACCTCAACAAGTCTCTTCAAGGGAAGCTCATCTCTGTCAACCACCAGTTCCCTGTACAGGTTCAAATCACAAATTACATCCGTGGAGGCATTTCGATGACATTCACGTTCGACCATGCACTAGGTGATGCAACTGCATTCAGCAAGTTTCTAGTGACGTGGTCTGAGATAGCCATGAAAAAACCAATATCTTGCTCACCAGACCATAGTAGAAGTCTTCGGGCCAGGTTCCCTCCGACTTATGATCCATCATTGGATGAAGAATTTGTCTCCTGCACCATGGAAGAAATATGCAACATACCCGCAATTAGTATATTGCTCAAACGTCTGTATTACATAGATGAATCCAGCATCAATAGATTGCAAAGACTTGCAAGCGCCAACGGTAACAAAAGAACCAAAATCGAGGCCTTTTCAGCTTATATTTGGAAGGTTATGGCAAATGCTATCGACAAAAACCATGAGTTTTGCAAGATAGGGTGGTTGGTTGACGGACGATCAAGATTATCCAAGTGTCAGAATTCTATGTCCAACTACATAGGCAACGTGCTATCTCTAGCTTTTGGAGAGTCAAACGTGGCGGATCTAAAGAAAGGATCAATCGCAGGTATAGCAGATATAATTCACAAAGCTATCTCAACAGTAACTAATGAAGCACATTTCAGGAATCTGATTGATTGGGTAGAGTGCCACAGACCTGGACTGATGATATCAAAGAATGTTCTTGGTCTCGGTGGACCTGCCCTTGTAATATCATCAGGTAGAAGATTTCCTGTGGCTGAATTAGACTTTGGTTTTGGTAATCCAGTGCTCGGAACAGTCAGTTCAACCATAGAGGGACTTGGAGTTGGCTACATAAACCAAAGGCAAAGTGCTGGCGCGGATGGGTCTTGGACTGTCTCGGCAATCTTATGGCCAGAGATGGTGGAGGCACTTGAATCAGATCCTAACCACATATTTCAGCCAATGAATCTTAATCATATTCAACTGTAA
- the LOC105158401 gene encoding pentatricopeptide repeat-containing protein At4g19440, chloroplastic → MDMRRLLVQKTAAATNTAAILFLPIKRPLTVSLHPLQKPQNPKPEPQEVGSSNLEATPSAAAFDRSLHNKDSSFSILSSANLTINQCKDLLTHFTPHQFDSIFWEIHKYVNASTALKFFYFACESCSFRFTLRSYCLLFHLLVSKNLDSGARLLLIRLIDGKLPVTLRDDVGDLHREIANVLADTYLGSDKFRNGIKGFDILVHVYATEFQNLGFDVTMDVFRFLAGRGLVPSFKTCNVLMTLLVKANEPKKSYEVFVIVSRDSSPDVYLYSTAINALCKGGQVDEALALFKKMENSGVAPNVVTYNNLMHGLCKNGSMGDAFQLKRRMIDCGVKPTLVTYSVLINGLMKLEKFDEADCVLKEMLGKGFVPNEVVYNTLIDGYCRIRNVTTALKLKDEMLSQGVIPNSVTYNTLISGLCKENQIDLAEQFLNEMVTGGFSIKLGTINSVIHGLCKNERFESAIKFIVLMISKNLGPNQGLLTTLMSGLCWKNMHSDALRLYYMLQDKGFAANTVTSNALIFGLCKVGKLHEAKLLLKSMLDRGVGLDTFTYNALIYGCCKEDRLEAGLKLKEEMAEKGISPDIVTYNLLMHGFCNKGKMDNALMLWHEIRRNGLVPSVNSYGVMIGGFCNAGKVEGAINFFHMLLQQKIEPNAVVYNTLIRAYSQIGNVPEALKLLDDMRSKEITPTLATYSSLIHGMSNVGQVNESKNLLNEMRKEGLLPNVVCYTALIGGYSKLGQMDEARSLLQEMSSFGVQPNKITYTVIINGYCKLGRTKEASENLKEMLSKGITPDLVTYNILTHGFCKEGEVEEAFNLWDHMSDRGIHLDEVAHTSLVHCMPQRARIEND, encoded by the coding sequence ATGGACATGAGAAGATTACTAGTCCAGAAAACCGCCGCCGCGACCAACACCGCAGCAATACTCTTCCTTCCGATCAAACGCCCCTTAACCGTATCGCTCCATCCTTTGCAGAAACCCCAAAACCCGAAACCGGAACCGCAAGAAGTGGGTTCATCAAATCTTGAGGCGACGCCATCTGCAGCAGCATTTGATCGGAGTTTACATAATAAGGACAGTTCGTTTTCAATCTTGTCGAGCGCAAATTTAACTATAAATCAGTGCAAAGATTTACTAACCCATTTCACTCCTCATCAGTTTGATTCCATTTTCTGGGAAATCCACAAGTACGTTAACGCTTCGACTGCATTGAAGTTCTTTTACTTTGCTTGCGAGTCTTGCAGCTTTAGGTTCACTCTTAGATCATATTGCCTTTTGTTCCACTTGTTAGTTTCAAAGAATCTTGACTCAGGCGCGCGGCTGCTCTTGATAAGGTTGATTGATGGGAAGTTGCCCGTGACTTTGAGGGATGATGTTGGGGATTTGCACAGAGAGATTGCCAATGTTTTGGCAGATACTTATTTGGGTTCAGATAAATTTAGGAATGGTATTAAAGGGTTTGATATTTTGGTTCATGTTTATGCAACTGAGTTTCAGAATTTGGGTTTTGATGTTACAATGGATGTTTTTAGGTTTCTAGCTGGTCGAGGGTTGGTTCCGTCTTTCAAGACTTGCAATGTTTTGATGACCTTGCTTGTGAAGGCGAATGAACCCAAGAAGAGCTACGAggtttttgttattgtttCAAGGGATTCTTCACCGGATGTTTACTTATACAGTACTGCAATAAACGCATTGTGCAAAGGAGGCCAGGTTGATGAGGCATTGGCGTTGTttaagaaaatggagaattcGGGTGTTGCTCCTAATGTTGTTACCTATAATAACCTTATGCATGGACTGTGCAAAAATGGGAGTATGGGAGATGCATTTCAGCTTAAGAGGAGAATGATAGATTGCGGGGTGAAACCCACTCTCGTTACTTATAGCGTGCTGATAAATGGTCTCATGAAACTCGAGAAATTTGATGAAGCTGATTGTGTTTTGAAAGAGATGTTGGGTAAGGGTTTTGTCCCCAATGAAGTTGTTTATAACACATTGATTGATGGGTACTGCAGAATAAGGAATGTAACTACTGCACTGAAGTTAAAGGATGAAATGTTATCACAAGGTGTTATTCCGAATTCAGTTACTTATAACACTCTTATAAGTGGACTCTGCAAGGAAAATCAAATTGATTTAGCTGAGCAGTTCTTAAATGAGATGGTAACAGGAGgttttagtataaaattaGGTACTATAAATTCTGTCATTCATGGTCTATGTAAAAATGAACGCTTTGAGTCcgcaataaaatttattgtcttAATGATCTCTAAGAACTTAGGGCCTAACCAAGGGTTGCTGACAACATTGATGAGTGGACTTTGCTGGAAAAATATGCATTCCGATGCCCTGAGGCTATATTATATGCTGCAGGATAAAGGATTTGCTGCTAATACAGTGACCTCAAATGCTCTTATTTTTGGACTTTGTAAAGTGGGTAAGTTGCATGAGGCTAAATTGCTTCTCAAGAGTATGTTGGATAGGGGTGTTGGGTTGGATACATTTACTTATAATGCACTCATTTATGGATGTTGTAAAGAGGATCGGCTGGAGGCTGGGTTGAAGCTCAAGGAAGAAATGGCTGAAAAAGGAATTTCTCCAGACATTGTTACTTACAATTTGTTGATGCATGGATTTTGTAATAAAGGGAAAATGGACAATGCGCTGATGCTTTGGCATGAGATTCGAAGGAATGGTCTTGTTCCTAGTGTTAACTCATATGGGGTTATGATAGGTGGTTTTTGCAATGCCGGGAAAGTTGAAGGGGCTATAAATTTCTTCCATATGTTGCTCCAGCAGAAAATTGAACCAAATGCTGTTGTATACAATACACTTATCAGAGCATATTCTCAGATTGGAAACGTGCCAGAGGCCCTCAAACTTCTTGATGACATGAGAAGCAAAGAAATTACTCCTACTCTTGCCACATATTCTTCGCTAATACATGGAATGAGCAATGTTGGCCAAGTAAATGAGTCCAAAAATCTACTCAATGAAATGAGAAAGGAAGGTCTGCTGCCCAATGTTGTGTGCTACACTGCACTTATTGGTGGCTACAGTAAGCTAGGCCAGATGGACGAAGCAAGGAGCCTCTTGCAGGAAATGTCTTCATTTGGTGTACAGCCTAACAAGATAACTTATACAGTTATCATCAATGGGTACTGCAAGTTGGGTAGAACGAAGGAGGCTTCTGAGAATCTCAAAGAAATGTTAAGCAAGGGAATCACTCCTGATTTAGTAACTTACAATATATTGACACATGGGTTCTGCAAGGAAGGCGAAGTAGAAGAAGCATTTAACCTGTGGGATCACATGTCTGATAGAGGAATACATTTAGATGAAGTTGCACACACTTCATTGGTTCACTGCATGCCCCAACGAGCAAGGATTGAGAATGACTAA